One stretch of Periplaneta americana isolate PAMFEO1 chromosome 1, P.americana_PAMFEO1_priV1, whole genome shotgun sequence DNA includes these proteins:
- the LOC138702792 gene encoding RWD domain-containing protein 2A: protein MSFDESTACDWKDNECLDFKELEEQITQIVDNGNLEEMLRIQLSEVEMLQSMFSNPGEFCVYDHSVIADINEFVDGKCSIYPPRLDFTINLFLDKVKLEVCINLPHDYPANEPDIYVRSDTLDRNQQHILNSDLANYISTLERGEICICSAISWLQENASRYHVESSKPEPIVNNSDDNDKFFTRYWIYSHHIYSKIKRREILDLANEFSITGFCLPGRPGIICAEGLARDCNEWWHKVKCMNWKKIMCKKKEVVNINSLSVDTLRKFATFQEISFECGKSKSRDCHMDMGELYRYLAEHNCSYVFKDYFGVDGKCSSNPQH, encoded by the exons ATGAGTTTCGATGAAAGTACAGCGTGTGATTGGAAGGACAACGAATGTTTGGACTTTAAGGAGTTAGAAGAACAAATTACACAAATTGTAGATAATGGAAATCTAGAAGAGATGTTGAGAATACAACTCTCGGAAGTGGAGATGTTACAATCAATGTTTTCAAATCCAGGAGAATTTTGTGTTTATGATCACAGTGTAATAGCGGATATAAATGAATTTGTTGATGGAAAATGTTCTATTTATCCTCCACGACTTGACTTTACCATAAATTTATTTCTGGACAAG gtgAAGTTGGAAGTATGCATAAATTTACCACATGATTATCCTGCTAATGAACCAGATATTTATGTCCGAAGTGACACATTGGATCGCAATCAGCAGcatattttaaacagtgatttaGCCAATTATATATCAACTCTTGAGAGAGGAGAGATTTGCATCTGCTCTGCAATATCATGGCTCCAGGAGAATGCATCACGATACCATGTTGAGTCAAGTAAACCTGAACCAATTGTAAACAACAGTGATGATAATGACAAGTTCTTTACACGTTACTGGATATATTCCCACCATATTTACAGTAAAATTAAAAGGAGGGAGATTCTGGATCTTGCTAATGAATTTAGCATTACAGGATTTTGTTTACCTGGCAGACCTGGAATTATATGTGCTGAAGGATTGGCTAGAGATTGCAATGAATGGTGGCATAAG GTAAAATGTATGAATTGGAAGAAGATAATGTGCAAGAAAAAAGAAGTTGTTAATATAAACTCATTGAGTGTGGACACTCTTCGCAAATTTGCCACATTTCAAGAAATTTCTTTTGAATGTGGGAAAAGTAAATCCAGGGATTGCCACATGGATATGGGTGAATTGTACCGCTACCTCGCTGAACATAACTGTAGTTATGTTTTCAAAGATTACTTCGGTGTTGATGGCAAGTGCAGCAGTAACCCTCAACATTGA
- the RpL31 gene encoding large ribosomal subunit protein eL31 has protein sequence MAKPKGEKKNKSAINEVVTREYTINLHKRLHGVGFKKRAPRAIKEIRKFAMKQMGTPDVRVDTRLNKQVWSKGIRNVPFRVRVRLSRRRNDDEDSPNKLYTLVTYVPVVTFKGLQTENVDASQE, from the exons ATGGCAAAGCCAAAAGGAGAAAAGAAGAACAAGTCTGCCATCAACGAGGTAGTGACGCGTGAATATACTATTAACTTACACAAGAGGTTACATGGCGTGGGTTTCAAGAAACGTGCACCTCGTGCAATCAAAGAAATCCGTAAATTTGCAATGAAACAGATGGGTACCCCAGACGTCCGAGTCGATACTCGACTCAATAAGCAAGTGTGGTCCAAAGGAATCAG AAATGTACCTTTCCGTGTGCGTGTCCGTCTTTCCCGGAGAAGGAACGATGATGAAGATTCTCCCAACAAGCTGTACACCTTGGTCACATATGTTCCAGTTGTAACATTCAAAGGACTACAAACAGAAAATGTTGACGCAAGTCAGGAATAA